One genomic window of Xanthobacter dioxanivorans includes the following:
- a CDS encoding GntR family transcriptional regulator, giving the protein MTMTLLTPQPLKSPAPAARPRKRRTAGRPVTRTEELRLQIADDIVRGRLAPGTPLEEVEIAKRYGVSRTPVREALRDLAASGLVEARPHRSALVAQPSLERLRGMFDVMAELEALCAGLSAANMTAAERLGLESIHAELADLTRRGDEGGYTVLNERFHTTLYAGSHNDYLTELTLATRNRLQPFRRAQFRTLGRLALSYQEHDRVVNAILRGDKAEAATAMRDHILTVEDAYERYAESV; this is encoded by the coding sequence CCCGCCCCAGCGGCGCGGCCCCGCAAGCGCCGGACCGCCGGCCGACCGGTGACGCGGACCGAGGAACTGCGCCTCCAGATCGCCGACGACATCGTGCGCGGCCGCCTCGCCCCGGGAACGCCGCTGGAAGAGGTGGAGATCGCCAAGCGCTACGGCGTTTCGCGGACCCCCGTGCGCGAGGCGCTGCGGGATCTTGCCGCTTCAGGCCTGGTGGAGGCGCGCCCCCATCGCAGCGCCCTCGTCGCCCAGCCCTCGCTGGAGCGGCTGCGCGGCATGTTCGACGTGATGGCGGAGCTGGAAGCTCTGTGCGCCGGGCTGTCGGCCGCGAACATGACGGCGGCGGAGCGCCTCGGGCTCGAATCCATCCATGCCGAACTCGCCGATCTCACGCGGCGGGGCGACGAGGGGGGCTACACGGTGCTCAACGAGCGCTTCCACACCACCCTCTACGCCGGCAGCCACAACGACTATCTCACCGAGCTGACGCTGGCGACCCGCAACCGCCTCCAGCCCTTCCGCCGCGCCCAGTTCCGCACGCTGGGGCGCCTCGCTTTGTCCTACCAGGAGCACGACCGGGTGGTGAACGCCATCCTGCGCGGCGACAAGGCGGAGGCGGCCACCGCCATGCGCGACCACATCCTCACCGTCGAGGATGCCTACGAGCGCTACGCCGAGAGCGTCTGA